From Aquificota bacterium, one genomic window encodes:
- a CDS encoding xanthine dehydrogenase family protein molybdopterin-binding subunit, translating into MITRRDVIKAGGLTLCVMLTPEGYKVLKAQELPKRYAPNLWINISRDNYLTVYVNKSEMGQGVYTGLAMLVAEELDFPWERVRVRPAPAGRAYVDPKMGIQLTGGSTSVRNMYEVIRLAGASMREMIVASASKSLKVPREKIKAKGGFIMVEGKSYPYGDFVDLAVKEPIPPKPRLKEPKEFIYIGKSVPRVDVPEKVEGSAVFGIDSFLEGMVYAVVERPPYFGARPLKVDATSARRLPEVIDVFPISTGVAVCGESFWACQKARQSLKVEWSESFVKGWEDKDFERYFLQKLKDKGEVVKVNGSPQKVFEESPIKVEETYIQPYLYHATMEPMACLAWVKEDECIVYAPIQSQTWALEAAKRISGLPESKIKIITTYLGGGFGRKANVEFVAEALEISKRLKRPVKLIYTREDDIRSGYFRPYSITHIKASADKDGNLNSLTFKIAVQPLLGGNASVEGVANTPYQIPNLHVERIDMELPVSVWFWRSVGSTHNAFSLETMIDRIAYQIRQDPAELRLRLLKHNPVAYRVVQTAMEKSGWGKKRNLGIAYHYSFGSHACHVAEVSLEKGKVKVHRVVAVIDVGPITVHPDLIKSQVEGAIMMGLSMALKEGVSFKGGGVANTNFNGYEILRMDEAPKVEVYILNSKREMGGVGEPGLPPIAPAVANALLWAYGIKVNRLPIKV; encoded by the coding sequence ATGATTACAAGGAGGGATGTTATAAAGGCTGGTGGCTTGACCCTTTGTGTAATGCTAACTCCTGAGGGCTATAAAGTTTTAAAGGCCCAGGAGCTTCCCAAGAGGTATGCACCCAACCTATGGATAAATATATCAAGGGACAACTACCTTACGGTCTATGTAAACAAGTCTGAAATGGGGCAGGGTGTTTATACGGGCCTTGCCATGCTTGTGGCAGAAGAGCTGGACTTTCCTTGGGAGAGGGTAAGAGTTAGGCCTGCGCCGGCGGGAAGGGCCTATGTGGACCCAAAGATGGGCATACAGCTAACTGGTGGAAGCACAAGCGTGAGGAACATGTATGAGGTGATAAGGCTTGCTGGCGCAAGCATGAGGGAGATGATAGTTGCCTCTGCCAGCAAAAGCCTAAAAGTGCCAAGAGAAAAGATAAAGGCAAAGGGTGGCTTTATAATGGTGGAGGGCAAAAGCTACCCTTACGGGGACTTTGTGGACCTTGCCGTAAAAGAACCCATACCACCCAAGCCAAGGCTAAAGGAGCCTAAGGAGTTCATATACATAGGTAAATCTGTGCCAAGGGTTGACGTGCCAGAAAAGGTGGAAGGAAGTGCCGTATTCGGCATAGACAGCTTTTTGGAGGGCATGGTCTATGCGGTAGTGGAAAGGCCTCCCTACTTTGGCGCAAGACCTTTGAAGGTAGATGCCACATCTGCAAGGAGACTGCCGGAAGTGATAGATGTCTTTCCAATTTCCACAGGTGTGGCAGTATGCGGAGAGTCCTTTTGGGCATGCCAGAAGGCAAGGCAGAGTCTAAAAGTAGAGTGGAGCGAAAGCTTTGTAAAGGGCTGGGAAGACAAGGACTTTGAAAGGTACTTTTTGCAGAAGCTAAAGGATAAGGGGGAAGTGGTAAAGGTAAATGGAAGCCCGCAAAAGGTTTTTGAAGAATCACCCATAAAGGTGGAAGAGACCTACATACAGCCCTACCTATACCATGCTACCATGGAGCCTATGGCCTGCCTTGCCTGGGTGAAGGAAGATGAGTGCATAGTCTATGCGCCTATTCAGTCCCAAACATGGGCTTTAGAGGCTGCCAAGAGGATAAGCGGGCTTCCGGAGAGCAAGATAAAGATAATTACCACCTATCTGGGTGGTGGCTTTGGTAGGAAGGCAAACGTGGAGTTTGTGGCGGAAGCCCTTGAGATATCCAAAAGGCTAAAAAGGCCAGTAAAGCTCATATACACAAGGGAGGACGATATAAGGTCTGGCTACTTTAGGCCTTACAGCATAACCCACATTAAAGCCTCAGCGGACAAAGATGGAAACTTGAACTCTTTGACCTTCAAGATAGCGGTTCAGCCTTTACTAGGTGGCAATGCTTCCGTGGAGGGTGTGGCAAACACACCCTATCAGATACCAAACCTACATGTGGAAAGGATAGACATGGAGCTTCCGGTGAGCGTTTGGTTTTGGAGGTCTGTGGGCTCCACCCATAACGCCTTTAGCCTTGAAACCATGATTGACCGTATAGCCTACCAGATAAGGCAAGACCCTGCTGAGCTTAGGCTAAGGCTTTTAAAACATAACCCTGTGGCCTACAGGGTGGTCCAAACAGCCATGGAAAAGTCGGGCTGGGGCAAGAAAAGAAACCTTGGCATAGCCTACCACTATTCTTTCGGAAGTCATGCCTGCCATGTGGCGGAGGTGTCCCTTGAAAAGGGAAAGGTAAAGGTCCATAGGGTGGTGGCGGTCATAGATGTGGGTCCCATAACGGTCCATCCGGACCTGATTAAATCTCAAGTGGAAGGAGCCATAATGATGGGCCTTAGCATGGCTCTAAAGGAGGGAGTAAGCTTTAAAGGTGGTGGTGTGGCAAACACCAACTTTAACGGGTATGAAATACTGAGGATGGATGAGGCTCCCAAGGTGGAGGTGTATATACTAAACTCTAAGCGTGAAATGGGTGGCGTGGGAGAGCCAGGCCTCCCACCCATAGCCCCGGCGGTAGCCAATGCCTTGCTTTGGGCCTATGGCATAAAGGTAAACAGACTTCCCATAAAGGTCTGA
- a CDS encoding NAD(P)H-hydrate dehydratase, whose product MKILKAKEMQLLDQRTIEGLGMPSILLMEKAGLSVVEAIRRVFPHVKRVLVVAGKGNNGGDGLVVARHLHLLGYKVGYVLALGEDLKGDAGLQLKILKSLGLEPLREVDFKDFDLVVDALFGTGFEPPVRGEALRWIELINNSHLPVVSVDIPSGLSADSAKEYEPSVKADITVTFQFPKVCHLLYPSAKRCGRLYVANIGIPTWLAQEIKREVLLKTNPPKREPDVHKGLMGHVLIMGGSTGKTGAVIMSARASTRTGAGLVSVGIPEDLNSIFESSLVEEMSIPLGGKGRLSVEAVKKVLEVQNRFSAVAVGMGMDRYQEGRLIIRELLLGLERPLLIDADGINNLADLGVEVLKERKGITVLTPHVGEFERLSGLRKDHIVENLIDVAQDFAVKYGCYLVLKSSRTVIATPEGRAYLSIRGTPAMAKGGVGDVLSGILVALLGRGMPAEEALRLGVFLHGLAGEIAERKRHKESLRALDLVEAIPEAYNLIENEAFDSPISYIP is encoded by the coding sequence ATGAAGATCCTAAAGGCCAAAGAGATGCAACTTTTGGACCAAAGGACCATAGAGGGCCTTGGTATGCCTTCTATTTTACTTATGGAAAAGGCTGGGCTTTCGGTAGTGGAGGCCATAAGGCGGGTGTTTCCGCATGTAAAAAGGGTGCTTGTGGTGGCTGGCAAGGGCAACAACGGCGGTGATGGGCTTGTGGTGGCAAGGCACCTACACCTTTTGGGCTACAAGGTGGGCTATGTGCTTGCCCTGGGAGAGGATTTAAAGGGCGATGCAGGCCTACAGCTAAAAATCCTAAAAAGCCTTGGTCTTGAGCCTCTAAGAGAGGTGGATTTTAAAGACTTTGACCTTGTGGTGGATGCCCTCTTTGGCACAGGCTTTGAACCACCCGTGAGGGGAGAGGCCCTCAGATGGATTGAACTTATAAACAACTCTCACCTTCCCGTGGTCTCTGTAGACATACCCTCTGGCCTCTCCGCAGACAGCGCAAAGGAATACGAGCCTTCTGTAAAGGCAGACATAACCGTTACCTTCCAATTTCCTAAGGTGTGCCACCTTCTATATCCTTCTGCCAAAAGGTGTGGAAGGCTTTATGTGGCAAACATAGGCATACCCACATGGCTTGCGCAGGAGATAAAGAGGGAAGTGCTTTTGAAGACAAACCCACCCAAAAGGGAACCAGACGTGCATAAGGGCCTTATGGGCCATGTGCTTATAATGGGTGGAAGCACTGGAAAGACTGGGGCGGTGATCATGAGCGCAAGGGCCTCCACAAGGACAGGTGCTGGGCTTGTAAGCGTTGGCATCCCGGAAGATTTAAACTCCATCTTTGAATCAAGCCTTGTGGAGGAGATGAGCATACCATTAGGGGGCAAGGGAAGGCTTTCGGTGGAGGCCGTAAAAAAGGTGCTTGAAGTCCAAAACAGGTTTTCCGCAGTGGCCGTTGGCATGGGCATGGACAGATACCAAGAGGGAAGGCTTATAATAAGGGAGCTTTTGCTTGGCCTTGAGAGGCCCCTTCTTATAGACGCAGATGGCATTAACAACCTTGCGGACCTTGGCGTGGAAGTGCTAAAAGAGAGGAAGGGCATCACTGTTTTGACGCCCCATGTGGGAGAGTTTGAAAGGCTAAGCGGGCTAAGGAAGGATCACATAGTGGAAAACCTAATAGATGTGGCCCAAGACTTTGCGGTAAAATACGGATGCTACCTTGTGCTAAAGTCTTCAAGGACCGTCATAGCCACGCCGGAGGGAAGGGCCTACCTTTCCATCAGAGGCACGCCAGCCATGGCAAAGGGTGGAGTGGGCGATGTGCTATCTGGCATCCTTGTGGCTCTCCTTGGAAGAGGCATGCCAGCGGAAGAGGCCCTACGGCTTGGAGTCTTTTTACACGGCTTGGCTGGAGAGATAGCGGAAAGGAAAAGGCACAAGGAGAGCCTTAGGGCCCTTGACCTTGTGGAAGCTATTCCAGAGGCTTATAATCTTATTGAAAATGAAGCCTTTGATAGCCCTATCTCTTATATTCCTTAG
- a CDS encoding M23 family metallopeptidase — protein MKPLIALSLIFLSGCGILHIEIRDKTPKREVQKPQRSTEAPPKTYQPPAEALKVPLPVKGKVTPTDRGYYINTACGEYFRSVSEGRVLYAGNDIKNYGWVVMVESDEGLVYVYAKAGSLLVKRGEWVKKSQPLGRVGEDREGCGLLFEVRDQEGRPVKFSVE, from the coding sequence ATGAAGCCTTTGATAGCCCTATCTCTTATATTCCTTAGTGGCTGTGGCATATTGCATATAGAGATAAGGGACAAAACGCCAAAAAGGGAGGTGCAAAAGCCGCAAAGAAGTACAGAAGCACCACCCAAAACCTATCAGCCACCAGCGGAAGCCCTTAAGGTTCCTTTGCCGGTAAAAGGAAAGGTTACGCCTACAGATAGGGGCTACTATATAAACACAGCCTGCGGAGAGTACTTTAGGTCTGTGAGCGAGGGAAGGGTCCTTTATGCGGGAAACGATATTAAAAACTACGGCTGGGTGGTTATGGTGGAAAGCGATGAGGGCCTTGTCTACGTTTATGCAAAGGCTGGTAGCCTATTGGTAAAAAGGGGTGAGTGGGTAAAGAAAAGCCAGCCCTTAGGCAGGGTGGGAGAAGATAGGGAAGGCTGTGGCCTGCTTTTTGAGGTGAGAGACCAAGAGGGAAGGCCGGTAAAGTTTAGTGTGGAGTGA